The following nucleotide sequence is from Alkalihalobacillus sp. LMS39.
CAATATATCACCTTCTTGTAAAGTTAAACTTTTCTAACACAATATAGCTTTTTCAATAGCTATTATTTTTTTATTAAATTCACTTTGGAAATGGCACCGTCAGACTCTTCAAATTGAGGTGCAAATTCATTTCCCCAGCGCTCTAACATTTCAAATACAATAAGTTGAAATTGATGTTTTAACTGGTCTTTTTTTTCAATAGTCAAGTTTGTTTGATGTCTTCTTTGGTGATATAATGCTGCATTGATCCAATGAAGTTTAAAATTTTCAGCCATTTTGAGAAACATTAAATAATCATCAACATCCAGTGTTTCACCTCGAATGACTGTCTCCCAGCCATTAACAGCTTCTAAAGCACTTTTTCTAAATAGTCGTGGACAATGAGTCTGCATTGTTGATAAGACTTCATATTTATTTTCATAAGGAAGTCCTGAAACAACAGGACCCTCTTGTAACTCTTTATCTGATTCAAACCATAGTTTGCGATTTGCGTAAGCTAACCCTACATCTTCAGGTTGGTTGGCCATTTCATTTACCATTGTTTCCAGTGTTTGAGGGTCAAGCCAATCGTCCCCATCAAGCTCAAGCACATATTCTCCAAGCGCATATTGTAAGCCTACATTTAATGCTTCAGGTTTCGTTCTTTTTCCAATGCGAAGAGGAATAATGCGATTGTCATGCCAATGATGAAGTTTATGCGCTGTTTCATCCGTGGAGCCAACGTCAATTAATACAATATTGAAGTGGGGGAATGTTTGAGATAGGACACTTTCGACACATTGCTCAATATAGTTTTCATGGTTATGAGCAGTAATAATGACGGTAACGACTGGAATCATATTGTTTTTCTTACGGTAGTCAATACTCGCCTTCATGCTTTGTAAATATAATTCTTCTTTCGGTGTTAACGTTGTTAACGAATGCTTACCATTTAAACGGTATTCCATTAATGGCATCGCTAAATATTTAAACTCTCCATAATCTTTAAGGCGGACCCAAAACTCATAATCCGAAACAACACCATATTTCGGGTCATAGCCACCAGCTTGTTCATAAGCTGTTCGAGTAAATAAAAAAGACGCACCAACAAAACAGGTTGATAATATTTGCTCTTTACCTCTATTCATTAACTTTTTCATTGAAGCAAACCAACCATCTAATGGTTCCATCCGTTTTCCATGCTCATTAATTGGCCAATATAGAGAATAAACTAAAGCTGTATTTGGAGGGGCATTTTTCATGGCTTTGACTAAACGATTTAAAAACTGTGGATGCTGGCGGTTATCACTAGAAATCCAAGTTAAATAAGGGCAATCCTTTAAATGGTGAAAGCCTTGATTTAATGAATGGGCTATTCCTTTATTTTCCTTGCGGTGAATGATTTTATGAGAGCAGCGCAATTGTTTTGCGGCTGCATATGTTGCATTGACAGTTTGTTGATTCGCTCCATCAATAACAATGATCAGTTTGAAGTTTTTATACGTTTGTTTATCCATTGCTTGTAAACATTCAAATACATAAGCGGGCTTTTGGTGGTAGACAGGTAGAACAACCCCAACTTTCATGTCTCTCATCCTTTCTTAAGTTAGACCATAGTAGAAGGCAGATAATACAATATATTGCGTTTGTTCTATCTGGTCACGTCAAACACCCGGTGATCATTGGTAATTTTAAACTCGTATGCTTGATTTTAAAAGTTGAGTGTGATAATTGTTTGTTAATCGAAAAAAAGTAGGGGATAAGATGGCAAATATCATTGATTATTTAGATTGGCGCGGAGATTTATCATTGAAACAGTCACCATTTAATGAGGTAGATAATCTTGTGTTGTCACAAATGGCTTATATAAACTTTGAAGAAATCGTTTCACCTGTGGAAAGTAACGAAAGCATTACGATTAAAGAAGCCGCAGAGCGTTATTTTGCTTTACATTCAGATGAAAAAATCAAGGACTTTGGATATTTAGTTCGAATTTCTGTTCCGTTACTGAAAAAAATGAGTCAATCTCATCGTTTTGGAAATGCGAAGTTAGCAAAGTACGTAAATGTTGTTGATATTTATGAGCAAAAACAGTTTTCTGCCATTCACATTATGTTAGAAGACGGAACAATCTATGTTGCATATAGAGGGACAGACAATACAATTATCGGATGGAAAGAGAACTTTACAATGACGTTTATGACACCCATCCCTTCTCAAATTGAGGCGGTTCATTATCTAGAAGAAACCGTAAAAGATACAGAAAATGAACTCAGAATTGGAGGTCATTCCAAAGGCGGAAATCTTGCTGTTTATGCGGCTATTCATTGTTCTCCTTCGATTCAGTCAAGAATTATGCAAGTGTATAATAATGACGGCCCTGGTTTTGAAAGTAAGATAACACAAAGCAAAGAATACCAAAACATGCTCCAACGGATAAAAACGATTCTTCCCCAGTCTTCCATTGTCGGAATGCTTCTTGAACATGAGGAAGAATATAGTGTCGTGAAAAGTAGTCAAGTCGGCTTTTTGCAACATGACGCTTTATCATGGGAAGTAGTAGGCAAGCAGTTTATTATTGTTGAACGGGTTGCAAAAGAAAGTCAACTATTAGATGTGACATTAAAAGCGTGGCTTAATAAAATGGATAAAGAACAACGCGAGCGGTTTGTGGATGCGATGTTTTATGTGTTCCATCAAACAAATGTAAATAGCTTTGATGATTTATCTCACCAAAAGTGGAAAAAGGTGACAGAGATGATTAAAGTGGTCAAACATATGTCACCAGAAAATAAAGAAATATTAACTAGAACCTTTTCGTTACTTTTTGAAGAAGGGAAACGAGTATACAGAGAATCCAAAATGGCAGCGAAAGAAAAAGAAGAAAGGAAACGGTAATAAGGTGAGACTCCTTGTGCTTGTGCACTTCTTGGTCTCACCTTACTCTTTTTTCAGGGCTTACTAGTAAAGAAAAATGTAAAGTTGTTTTTGTACATTTTAAAAGGATATTTATTCCATCCCCTAGAATACTATCGTAAGTCAATAAAGAGTGTATTTATTATAGGTTGAAAGGGGTATCTTGTATGTCTGACACTACTGTTGAAAGCGCTTACGGTAAGTTACAAGGAGTAAAGGAGGAAGGAGTCTATGCTTGGAAAGGGATTCCTTATGCCAAACCACCACTTGAGTCACTTCGATTTCAAGCTCCGGAAAAACCAGAACGTTGGAGTGGAATTCGAGATGCAACAACATTTTCACCTGTAGCTGTACAACCTGATTTAGAGGTGATGAACTTTTTAGGGAACGATTCGTCCACTCAAAGCGAAGACTGTCTTTACTTAAATGTATGGTCACCTGGAGCAGATGACAAAAGAAGACCAGTGATGGTATGGATTCATGGCGGTGCTTTTGTTGCTGGTTCAGGTTCCGGTCAGTTTTATGATGGTACAGCATT
It contains:
- a CDS encoding DUF2974 domain-containing protein; protein product: MANIIDYLDWRGDLSLKQSPFNEVDNLVLSQMAYINFEEIVSPVESNESITIKEAAERYFALHSDEKIKDFGYLVRISVPLLKKMSQSHRFGNAKLAKYVNVVDIYEQKQFSAIHIMLEDGTIYVAYRGTDNTIIGWKENFTMTFMTPIPSQIEAVHYLEETVKDTENELRIGGHSKGGNLAVYAAIHCSPSIQSRIMQVYNNDGPGFESKITQSKEYQNMLQRIKTILPQSSIVGMLLEHEEEYSVVKSSQVGFLQHDALSWEVVGKQFIIVERVAKESQLLDVTLKAWLNKMDKEQRERFVDAMFYVFHQTNVNSFDDLSHQKWKKVTEMIKVVKHMSPENKEILTRTFSLLFEEGKRVYRESKMAAKEKEERKR
- a CDS encoding glycosyltransferase, which codes for MKVGVVLPVYHQKPAYVFECLQAMDKQTYKNFKLIIVIDGANQQTVNATYAAAKQLRCSHKIIHRKENKGIAHSLNQGFHHLKDCPYLTWISSDNRQHPQFLNRLVKAMKNAPPNTALVYSLYWPINEHGKRMEPLDGWFASMKKLMNRGKEQILSTCFVGASFLFTRTAYEQAGGYDPKYGVVSDYEFWVRLKDYGEFKYLAMPLMEYRLNGKHSLTTLTPKEELYLQSMKASIDYRKKNNMIPVVTVIITAHNHENYIEQCVESVLSQTFPHFNIVLIDVGSTDETAHKLHHWHDNRIIPLRIGKRTKPEALNVGLQYALGEYVLELDGDDWLDPQTLETMVNEMANQPEDVGLAYANRKLWFESDKELQEGPVVSGLPYENKYEVLSTMQTHCPRLFRKSALEAVNGWETVIRGETLDVDDYLMFLKMAENFKLHWINAALYHQRRHQTNLTIEKKDQLKHQFQLIVFEMLERWGNEFAPQFEESDGAISKVNLIKK